The Roseibium sp. Sym1 nucleotide sequence GGGAGTTTCAAAATGGAAGAGTATTTGCCTGGAGATATCGTTGAGGTCGAAACGCCCAATGGTTTGGCCTACATTCAGCTAACGCACATCCATCCAAGCTATCCTCCGGTGGTCAAGTTTCTCAAGGGTCCGTACGAGAGCCGGCCCGAGAATGTCGCCGTTCTGACAGCCGAAAATGCACCCTTGGCGATGGTTCCATTGTCGGCGGTTCTGAAGAAGCTTGAGTTGAAACATTCTCGCGTGGGCAATGCCGAAATCCCGCATAGCGAACGTAAATTTCCGATCTTTAGAATGCCCATTCGAGGAAAGAAGGGTGAAATCATCTACTGGTGGTTCTGGGATGGACGGGGTTTGACGTTTTCATCGGATCTCATGGAAGCTCAGGAGAACCTGCCGTTGCGTGAGATCATGTCGTCCGAGCGTTTCATGGAGCAACTTGTCACAAATGCCAGGTAACTCCGAAACCCGGTCCGACTATAGCCGATGACGGCTGGTTTCGGCGGCTTGCTGGCCGCGTTCGGGGCGTTTTGTTATGCGCTAAGTTCCGTTGCCATCGCCAAGAGCTCACAGTCCGTTCAGGGCCGGGGAAACGACGTGTTTCTGTCGGTTCTGATGACGGCCCTGGTTTCAGGCCTGCTTTGGCTGGCGATAGGGTCGCCGTTTCCAGCCTATGGAGAAGCGGCGCTCATCGGGGTTGGCTATTTTGTTCTTGCCGGCTTGCTGGGAAATGTGCTGGGCCGGCTAACTCTTTTCCGGTCGGTTGAGCTGGCCGGGGCGGTTGAGACAGGGTTCATTCGGAGACTGATCCCTGTGTTCGCTGCGATCTTTGCGTTTCTGCTGCTCGGCGAAATCATCACATCGACAATCGTGATTGCCTTTCTCCTTGTCACAGGAGGCGTTCTGATCATGATGGCGAACACTCCTTCAAGACCGACTGCCGTCAGGTCCGTACCAGAGCGCACGACCAAGGAAAAAACCGAAGGGCGTGTAATGGCGTTTAGCTCTGCAGCAGGTTACGGAGGATCATTCGTCGCTCGAAAACTGGCAATGCAGACGCTTCCGGACCCGCTTGCAGGCGTTTTTATCGGAGCGGTGACCGGATTGGTTTGCTTTGGCGCCTCCGCGGGCTTTCGTTTCCGCAATTGGTCCACATTCATGTTGCGCATACATAAGCCAACCGGCTGGCAATTGCTTGCGGGCAGCTCGATGACACTGGGTCAGGTGGCATTGTTCTTTTCGTTGATGTTCACCAATGTAACGGTGGTCGCGATAATTTCTTCGGTCGAGATGTTCTTCGCAGCCTGGCTGGCCGGTCACGTTTTCAAAACCGAGAACCGGCCGGGTTCCAGATTCTACTTTGCTTCGATACTGGCCGGAGCCGGCGTGATAATATTGGCTGTCGCCCCGTAATATATTTTGCGTTCCTGAATTGCCTGTGGATCGGGGCAACGACAATCACGAGGAGAGGTTGTCGATCAGTTTGTCCATTGCTTTGAAAAGCTGGGCAAGCTCCTCTTCTTCGAAGCCCTTCGATGCGTGATCGGCCGCAACCCTTGCGGATTTCATGACCTGGTCGATTTTCTCCCGGCCTTGATCCGAAAGGCGAACGACAACGACACGTCTATCTTTCGCACTTCGTTCGCGCAGCAAGAGATCTCTCTTGTCAAGTTCATCCAGAACGCGCGTCGAAGAAGCCTTTTCGATGCCCAGGATCGCAGAAAGCTCGGATTGGGTAAGGCAAGTTTCTTCCCGCAGAACTCTGAGATGAATGTACTGCGCCATGCTCAGTTTCGAATCGATCAGCTGCTTCTGCAACAGCTTGCCATAGAGATGATAGGCCAAACGAAGCGATGCTCCGAGGCCGCGTTTGCGGGAGGGGGACTGAACCTGGTCGATGTCGCGGAGCCTTAACTTAGAGTTCTTATATTATTGACAATGGTAGCATGCGTCTTATAGTAAGGCAATCTTACTATTTTTGGTGAGGCAGCCTGGCAATAAACGGAGGAGCTCTTAATGCCGGAAAAACTGTTGTGTGCATCGTCGGACCTCAACGACACGACCGCCAAGATCTGCGAGATCGAAGGTGTCGAGATCGGCGTTATCCGCCACAAAGGAAATGTCGTCGCATATAAAAACGTGTGCCCGCATCAGGGTGGCCCCGTCTGCGAAGGGCTCAAAATGCCCAAGGTATGTGTCGAGTTTGACGACCAGCAACGCGCTCTCAGGCAGAACTTCGACGATAGCGAGATGCACTTCGTATGCCCCTGGCACGGCTGGGAGTTCAAAATGGAAACAGGGGAAGCGGTAGGCGATCCGAAAATTCGCCTTAAGCGCTACAAAGTGACCGAACGGGATGGAGGTATCTATGTCGAGATTTGAAAAAGTAACACCGGAAACCCCGGCGCTGAACGTATCGGTCAACGAAGTCCTGGGCGCGCTTCGCGCGCTTGAAACCAGTCAACTGAGCTCCGCGCAGTTGCAGGCGCTATTTGCGGAAATCGTGACCGCGTTTGCGAAAATGCGGGAAAATGACAAGGAATTCTCTGCGTTCCCGGAAAACAACGACGTTTCGGCGACGGATGTTGCGGTTGCCGCGACAGGAATTCTCGAGGCTGCCGATGTGGCGGTATTCGAGCTGGGTATGTGGCAGACGCTGAAACAATAAATTTTATGGGAGTGAGATAATATGTCTCTTACATCGAATACCATGAGCTTCGGTTCGGATAGCGACCCCGCGATCAAGGAGTTCAATACAACCAAACTTTTGAAAAATGCGAGAAAGCAAGCAGAGGACCGGAATTACAAAGATTTTTTCATTTGTGACGTGGATAGCCACCACTATGAAACGGAAGCTCTTCCCGAGATCCTGCAGTACATGGACGACCCTGTCATGCGGCACCTTGGTCTGTCCGCGGGAAATGTGGGGCGTGCAGGCCTGATCCCGCAAGCGATCGGCTCTCAGGACATGGCGGGGCGCGTGACACGCTATGCCGGGCGTAACAAGGAAATTGTTCCCGAGAAGCCGCATCGCGACATTACCCTCGCGCGACGTTGGATGGATGCGATGGGGGTCGATATGGCCTGCCTGTTTCCAACACCGATGTTGCTGCTTGCGACCCACCCGCAGGTCGAAGTCGAGGTTGCGATGGCCCGCGCCTATAACCGCTGGCTTTGTGAGCGTATCCTGGAGGAAGATAAACGCATCGTCTCGATGGTCTACCTTCCAATGAACGAACCGCATGAAGCTGAAAAGATCATTGACGAGTTCACCGAGCGGAAAGGAGTCGTAGGATTTCTGTCAACCGGTTATTTGAAACGCCCGGTGCATGACAACGCGAATATGCGTATCTATGCCAAGCTGGAAGAGCACGGTATGCCGCTCGGTTTTCATGCGGCCTATCATTGGGCGGATACATCTCTCGCTCAGCTCAACAAGTTCATCTCGGTTCATGCTCTTGGGTTCAGTTTTTGTAATATTATTCACATGACGAACTGGGTGTTGAATGGTATGCCTGAGCGCTTCCCTAAGCTGAACACCATGTGGATTGAGAGCGGGCTTGCATGGATTCCTTTCCTTATGCAGAGATTGGACAATGAATACATGATGCGCACATCGGATGCGCCGCTCCTCAAGAAGAAGCCAAGCGATTACATGCGTGAGATGTTCTATTCCTCACAACCCATCGAACTCGTGGACAACAAAGAGGCCCTCGAGGTCACATTCAAGATGATGAATGCGGAAACACAATTGCTGTATTCCTCTGACTATCCGCATTGGGATATGGATTTGCCCAGCACCATCTATGACATTCCCTTTCTGGATGAGGCGGCAAAACGCAATATTCTGGGTGGAAACGCGCAAAAGTTGTTTAACCTGGATCCGGTCATGTCCGAGTGGAAGCAAAACGCGTAAAAGAACAAGCGTATCCTGCGTTCGAAGAAACGCAGACAAGATGCTCTTACATATTAGGATCGACGGACGTTCAACCGAGTCCGGTCGGATGTCCGTCGATCTGGTAAGAACGCTGTGTGGTTTCGAATGCTGCGGAACAGCACCGATGAACCGCGCGGAAACCTAGGCCTGTGACCTGTCTCCTTGAATGGCCGTTTGCCAGGGCTAAAGGGGCAGGTTACGATCAGGGACCCTTGCGGAAAGAGGTCGGGCTCCGATGTGGCCGTTCTATCGGCGCGCAAGCCTAAAAAATCAGCTCTCTAACTTGGCGCCAAGTTTCTTTGATACCGTAGCAGCGGTCTTGCGCAATTTTGCGGCGACGGAACTGTCGGTTTCGGTAGAGATCGTTTTGGTGACGCCGACTACCGTCAGGGCAGCGGTAATCGAGTTTTCCCGATCAAAAACAGGACAACTCAGCGAGGAAATTGACGGAACGACTAAACCGACAGCCTCGGAAATGCCTCGCTCGCGCGTTTTTTTCAGCAATTCGTCAATTTTTTTCCGCGTCCCAAGGCCTGCTTTCTCCAGGGAAACCATGTTTTGACGAAGCTCGGCTTCAATCATGGGTTCGATCTTTTCAGGCTCGGAGTATGCGGCAAATATTCGACCGTTGGAGGAGGTCAGGAGCGGCAGCACAGAGCCTACATTTACAGATATACTGACAGGTGCGTTACTGGGCACCCATCGTACGAGAGTCGGCCCGAAATTGCCCCATACGGACAAAGAGGTGGTTTCACCCGTTTCGTCTCTAAGTTCGATCATGTGAGGATGGGCGATCTCCAACACGTTCAGGCGTCGGATCGATGCCAGGCCAAGATCGAGCGCCAAAGGGCCAAGATCGTACAGTCCCGTGTTTTCATCCTGGACGATCAGACCGGTTGCGACATAGCTGGCGAGATAGCGATGCGCTTTTGCCGGCACCATTTCAGCGGCCTTGGACAATGCTGTTAAAGATATAGCATCGTTTCTTTGAATTAAAACTTCCAGAAGTCTTGATCCAACGACTACAGACTCGATTCTCTGTCGACCCGCTATCTTCTGCACCAAATACTTCTCCTTTTCACACCGATGCCACAAGTCGAACATGTACAGATATAAGCTACTGGCCGAGGCCGGGAAAATTTACGATATGATTTAAGCAACTTTTCCCTTCCGGCGGGATTCGATTTGGTTGAAGTAAACCACGGTAGGCAGCTGACCGCCATGGTGCAGGGTTATCGCACGATGCTCTAAGCGTATGCCAGTTCATAAGAGTGAACAAAGCTGGAGCCTGCCGCGCACCGGCAAATCAAGTAAAGCCGGGCGCCGGATTTCCATGGGCCTTCGAAACACCGAGCCCATCCAGCCGATCAAACCTTCTGCCCTGGGGCTTGGGAGTGCCGGCGTTCGGCCGTTGGCAGCTTGACATCTGGCTCATAAGACACATCGGCTACTGCTGGCTGCAGGATGAGCATCGTTTTAATATGCTAAATGAGGTTACTGGACAAAAGAGCCCGAAGTGTCGCGTATTTCCGGGATATCAAATACATGGTGTCTGGGTTGTCGGGCTTTGGTCCCACCGGCATCGTGGTGCAGACTGCGAGACGGATCTGGCACATGCCTGCGAAATCAATCGGGTTAGTGCGACATGAATACCGGTACCTTGGTTGACCGTATCAGTTCATGGGTCACGCCGCCAAACAGATCTTGTGAGAACTTGCTGTGCTCATAGGCACCCATCACAACCAATTTAGCGCCAATTTCGGCGGCTGTTTTTTGGATCGTTTTTGCAACGCTGTTGGTAGGTTTGGGGCACGCTATTTTTTCAACGTTAACGCCGTGCCGTTCCAAGTGGGTAAAAATGTCCGTTCCTTCAGGAAAGCTCGGCAATATGTCACCCACCGTCAGCAATGAGACCTTTCGGGGCCTTTCTTCAAGGATATTCATTGCGTCATTCAATGCTCTGGCGGCGGCTCGCTTGCCATCCCAGGCGACAAGCGTATGACTGCCCAACTGTTCTGCTTCGAATTGATCGGGAACAACAAGAACAGGCCTGCCGCTCTGCAGCGCCAACAGATCCGGGCTAACGGCGCGAAATTCGTCTGTCGGCAACTTGGGTTGACACCCTGTTACGACAAAGTCGAAGTTTCGGGCAATTTCAGGCAACGAGAGATTGCCAACTGTTTCGGGCATGAGGAATTGAGCCCGATCTGTCAGGCCTAACGAATTGGTAACGTCTTCGAATAGCTCGTGTGACGATTCAATTTTGGCATTTCTCACCACGCCTAGTTTCTTGACCAGATCTTCTGTCAGTCCCAATACCTGATCGAAAAAAGAAATATCGCTTCCGTACACTCCAGTTAACCATGCATTGTGCTTGGCGGCGATTTTTGAGGCGTGACGAAGACTGCTTGGGAAGCCGGAGGTGCCTGAATGTACAAGCAAGATATTCTTGATAGTCATGTTTGCCTCACGATTTCAGAACGCTTAAGGCGCAGTAGCAGAGAATAACATAGATGTCTAAGATTATTGAATTGATATGAGCGATCGCAACCGGGAGGGAATATATCTCACCTGCTGATCTGGCATGCTTCGATGCGCCCGGTATGCGATTGGGTTCAACGGGTTCAGCCCTACCTGTTTTGACAATTACTCTTCAAGCTCGCCACAGTCGGCCGCATGGCTCGGATCCCATGTTGGCGATGCGTCACGCCCGGAGCGTGAGAGGGAGAGTGCGACCGGACGGATATGAGTCGGTGCGGTTGAGAGAATACTGCACGGCTCGATCCCGTCCCGCTCTCCCAAGGTCTTCCCAATGAACATAACTTTCCCTTCCGCAGTGGCGCCTTCTGCCGCTCCGTTTCCGTCGTTCCGCGATCTTCGTGGCGGCGCAGTTCCTTCCATCGCATATCGACCGAGGCGAACGCATCGACACCGCCCCGCTCCGTTCTGCGATGGAAATCGCCTTCGATGCCTCCGACGCCAGCGGCGCCTGGGACTGGAAGATGGCCTACGAGACTTGCGAGGGGGCAACCGTTCTCTTCCTGCGCAAATACGGAAAGGCGCTTTTCCGTAAAGCCGGGTCTCAGGATTTACGGCTTTCCACCCTCACCAGGATTGCGGATCTCCTGCCAACGCAAACGGGTGGATCGGAGGAAAGCCAGACCTTTCAGCAATTCTCGACGCCTATTCCGCTTGGCCTTGCGGTTCTGACGGCAGCGGCGGTCGGGCCGGACGATCTGGTGCTCGAACCTTCGGCAGGCACCGGCCTTCTCGCCATCCTTGCCGAGATCGACGGTGGATCCATGGTCCTGAACGAACTTGCCGAGACACGCGCAAACCTGCTCGCTCGACAAGAACGCGGGGCGCCCTTACCGTCAACGCGCGGCGCACGAGCTGGCCGCCTACAACCGCCTCAGGCTGCTTGATGCCC carries:
- a CDS encoding Rieske (2Fe-2S) protein, whose amino-acid sequence is MPEKLLCASSDLNDTTAKICEIEGVEIGVIRHKGNVVAYKNVCPHQGGPVCEGLKMPKVCVEFDDQQRALRQNFDDSEMHFVCPWHGWEFKMETGEAVGDPKIRLKRYKVTERDGGIYVEI
- a CDS encoding IclR family transcriptional regulator, with translation MQKIAGRQRIESVVVGSRLLEVLIQRNDAISLTALSKAAEMVPAKAHRYLASYVATGLIVQDENTGLYDLGPLALDLGLASIRRLNVLEIAHPHMIELRDETGETTSLSVWGNFGPTLVRWVPSNAPVSISVNVGSVLPLLTSSNGRIFAAYSEPEKIEPMIEAELRQNMVSLEKAGLGTRKKIDELLKKTRERGISEAVGLVVPSISSLSCPVFDRENSITAALTVVGVTKTISTETDSSVAAKLRKTAATVSKKLGAKLES
- a CDS encoding DMT family transporter, yielding MTAGFGGLLAAFGAFCYALSSVAIAKSSQSVQGRGNDVFLSVLMTALVSGLLWLAIGSPFPAYGEAALIGVGYFVLAGLLGNVLGRLTLFRSVELAGAVETGFIRRLIPVFAAIFAFLLLGEIITSTIVIAFLLVTGGVLIMMANTPSRPTAVRSVPERTTKEKTEGRVMAFSSAAGYGGSFVARKLAMQTLPDPLAGVFIGAVTGLVCFGASAGFRFRNWSTFMLRIHKPTGWQLLAGSSMTLGQVALFFSLMFTNVTVVAIISSVEMFFAAWLAGHVFKTENRPGSRFYFASILAGAGVIILAVAP
- a CDS encoding universal stress protein produces the protein MTIKNILLVHSGTSGFPSSLRHASKIAAKHNAWLTGVYGSDISFFDQVLGLTEDLVKKLGVVRNAKIESSHELFEDVTNSLGLTDRAQFLMPETVGNLSLPEIARNFDFVVTGCQPKLPTDEFRAVSPDLLALQSGRPVLVVPDQFEAEQLGSHTLVAWDGKRAAARALNDAMNILEERPRKVSLLTVGDILPSFPEGTDIFTHLERHGVNVEKIACPKPTNSVAKTIQKTAAEIGAKLVVMGAYEHSKFSQDLFGGVTHELIRSTKVPVFMSH
- a CDS encoding amidohydrolase family protein, with the protein product MSLTSNTMSFGSDSDPAIKEFNTTKLLKNARKQAEDRNYKDFFICDVDSHHYETEALPEILQYMDDPVMRHLGLSAGNVGRAGLIPQAIGSQDMAGRVTRYAGRNKEIVPEKPHRDITLARRWMDAMGVDMACLFPTPMLLLATHPQVEVEVAMARAYNRWLCERILEEDKRIVSMVYLPMNEPHEAEKIIDEFTERKGVVGFLSTGYLKRPVHDNANMRIYAKLEEHGMPLGFHAAYHWADTSLAQLNKFISVHALGFSFCNIIHMTNWVLNGMPERFPKLNTMWIESGLAWIPFLMQRLDNEYMMRTSDAPLLKKKPSDYMREMFYSSQPIELVDNKEALEVTFKMMNAETQLLYSSDYPHWDMDLPSTIYDIPFLDEAAKRNILGGNAQKLFNLDPVMSEWKQNA
- a CDS encoding MarR family winged helix-turn-helix transcriptional regulator, with the protein product MAYHLYGKLLQKQLIDSKLSMAQYIHLRVLREETCLTQSELSAILGIEKASSTRVLDELDKRDLLLRERSAKDRRVVVVRLSDQGREKIDQVMKSARVAADHASKGFEEEELAQLFKAMDKLIDNLSS